The genomic window CCAGGCGCACCAGGTCGTTGGTGGCGTGGCCGCCGACGAACAGGTTGCCCTTCCACGCCGGAAACAGGCTGCCGGTGTAGAACGCCATGCCGCTCGGGCCGATCACGGGATCCCAGTAGTACGCGGGCTGCTCCATGCCGGCTTGCTGCGTGATGCCGCCGGTGATGGCGCCGCCGCGATACTCGATGCCATAGGCAATCGTCGGCCAGCCGTAGTCTTTGCCCTTGCGCGCGATGTTGAGCTCGTCGCCGCCGCGGGTGCCGTGCTCGACTTCCCACAACTCGCCGGTGGTGGGGTGCAGCGCCGCCGATTGGATGTTGCGGTGACCAATCGACCAGATCTCCGGCAACGCGCCTTCCTTGCCGACGAACGGGTTGTCCTTTGGAATCGAACCGTCGGTGTTGATGCGGACGATTTTGCCAATGCCGCTATCCAGGTTCTGCGACTGCATGCGACCCGGAATGTTCGACCGGTCGCCCTGGGTGACAAACAAGGTGCCGTCACGGCCGAACACCAGGCGGCTGCCGAAATGCAGCGGCGAGTTGAACGAGGGGCGCTGGTGATAAATCACCTGCATCTCGTCCACCCGCGGCGCCGCCGGGTCGTCCACGAACTTGCCGCGGGCAACAGCGGTGTTGTTGAAGCCGGCCTGGCCTTCTTTCGGCTCGGCGTAGCTCCAGTAGATGAGGTTGTTCTTGGCGAACGCGGGGTCGAGCACCACGTCGAGCAGGCCACCCTGGCCGCGCGCGTCAACCCCCGGCAGGCCGGCGACTGGCGCTGACAGCGTGCCGTCTGCGCCGAGTACGCGCAGGCGCCCCGGCCGCTCGGTCACGAGCATCTTGCCACCCGGCAGGAACGCCAGACTCCACGGGTTGACCAGCCCCTCGGCCACCGTCACCACGTCGAACGCGACGCCGGACTTGGTCTCGGGCGCATCGGTTTGTCCGGCGCTGGCGGGTTTCTGTTCGGGATTATTGGCCGGACGCGGGTCCACGCCCTGTGCGGTTGCACTGCTGGCGGCGCCGCCCACTGCAAGGGTCAAGGCGGCCGCGATCACTCTGAGCTTCATGTTGGTCTCCCCAAGAAGGCGATCTTACCTCAGGGAGTTAGCTGGACAGGCCGGTGTGCGTGGCCGGGTATACCCCGGTCCACGCTCCTGGTTCTAACGGGCCAGCTGAACCGCATCGTCAAAGCGCACGCGCAGCACGGTGCCCTCGGGCAGGTGCACGTCCTTACCTTCGGTGGCCGCGACCACGCCGCCGCCGCCGATCAGGATGCCGGCGATGGCACCCTTGGTGCCGCCGAGAATGCCGCCGATGATGGCGCCCACGCCGGCGCCGGCGCCAATGCGAGGAAGCTCACCCTTGAGGCCGTCGCTTTCAAGCGCCTCGGTCACGTGCGCACGAGCGTCATTCGTACGGCCGTTCACAATCAGCCGGGTGAATTGAATCGTCAGTTTGCCCTGGCGATCGGTGCGGCTGGCGCGCTCGACGGATGAGACGTACCCGGTCAGACGCGAGCCCGCCGGAACGATCAGGTCTTCGCCGCGATACAGGTCGACGACCGTGGTCGCCTCGACCGCATCCTCGACCTTGGCGGTGTCGGACGTGAGGGCGGTGCTCAAGCGCACGTCGAGCTCACTGCCGGCCGGGATGGT from Acidobacteriota bacterium includes these protein-coding regions:
- a CDS encoding PQQ-dependent sugar dehydrogenase; translated protein: MKLRVIAAALTLAVGGAASSATAQGVDPRPANNPEQKPASAGQTDAPETKSGVAFDVVTVAEGLVNPWSLAFLPGGKMLVTERPGRLRVLGADGTLSAPVAGLPGVDARGQGGLLDVVLDPAFAKNNLIYWSYAEPKEGQAGFNNTAVARGKFVDDPAAPRVDEMQVIYHQRPSFNSPLHFGSRLVFGRDGTLFVTQGDRSNIPGRMQSQNLDSGIGKIVRINTDGSIPKDNPFVGKEGALPEIWSIGHRNIQSAALHPTTGELWEVEHGTRGGDELNIARKGKDYGWPTIAYGIEYRGGAITGGITQQAGMEQPAYYWDPVIGPSGMAFYTGSLFPAWKGNLFVGGHATNDLVRLVLDGEKVVGEERLLKDLQPKPERIRDVRVGPDGAIYVVTDSSTARILKLVPK